In one Capra hircus breed San Clemente chromosome 22, ASM170441v1, whole genome shotgun sequence genomic region, the following are encoded:
- the DUSP7 gene encoding dual specificity protein phosphatase 7 has protein sequence MKNQLRGPPARAHMSASGASASGDTGAGSEPGAGSGSGAGTGAGAAAGAGAMPCKSAEWLQEELEARGGASLLLLDCRPHELFESSHIETAINLAIPGLMLRRLRKGNLPIRSIIPNHADKERFATRCKAATVLLYDEATAEWQPEPGAPASVLGLLLQKLRDDGCQAYYLQGGFNKFQTEYSEHCKTTVDGASSPSGSPPAAVLGLGGLRISSDCSDGESDRELPSSATESDGSPAPPSQPAFPVQILPYLYLGCAKDSTNLDVLGKYGIKYILNVTPNLPNAFEHGGEFTYKQIPISDHWSQNLSQFFPEAISFIDEARSKKCGVLVHCLAGISRSVTVTVAYLMQKMNLSLNDAYDFVKRKKSNISPNFNFMGQLLDFERTLGLSSPCDNHTPSEQLYFSTPTNHNLFPLNTLEST, from the exons ATGAAAAACCAGCTCCGCGGCCCCCCAGCGCGGGCGCACATGTCGGCCTCGGGGGCGTCGGCGTCTGGGGACACCGGGGCGGGGTCGGAGCCCGGTGCGGGATCTGGATCTGGCGCCGGCACCGGGGCAGGCGCGGCGGCGGGCGCAGGGGCCATGCCCTGCAAGAGCGCCGAGTGGCTGCAGGAGGAGCTGGAGGCGCGCGGCGGCGCGTCCCTGCTACTGCTCGACTGCCGGCCGCACGAGCTCTTCGAGTCGTCACACATCGAGACGGCCATCAACCTGGCCATCCCGGGTCTCATGCTGCGCCGCCTCCGCAAAGGCAACCTGCCCATTCGCTCCATCATCCCCAACCACGCCGACAAGGAGCGTTTCGCTACGCGCTGCAAGGCGGCCACCGTGCTGCTCTACGACGAGGCCACGGCCGAATGGCAGCCAGAGCCCGGCGCTCCCGCCTCGGTGCTTGGCCTTCTCCTGCAAAAGCTGCGCGACGACGGCTGCCAGGCCTACTACCTCCAAG GTGGCTTCAACAAGTTCCAGACAGAATACTCGGAGCACTGCAAGACCACTGTGGATGGCGCGTCCTCGCCCAGCGGCTCGCCGCCCGCCGCAGTGCTGGGCTTGGGGGGGCTGCGCATCAGCTCCGACTGCTCGGACGGGGAGTCAGACCGAGAGCTGCCCAGCAGCGCCACCGAGTCAGACGGCAGCCCCGCACCGCCCAGCCAGCCGGCCTTCCCTGTTCAGATCTTGCCCTACCTCTACCTCGGCTGTGCCAAGGACTCCACCAACCTGGACGTGCTCGGCAAGTACGGCATCAAGTATATCCTCAACGTCACGCCCAACCTGCCCAACGCCTTTGAGCACGGGGGCGAGTTCACCTACAAGCAGATCCCCATCTCTGACCACTGGAGCCAGAACCTCTCCCAGTTCTTCCCCGAGGCCATCAGCTTCATTG ACGAGGCCCGCTCCAAGAAGTGCGGGGTCCTGGTGCATTGCCTAGCGGGCATCAGCCGCTCGGTGACCGTCACGGTAGCCTACCTGATGCAGAAGATGAACCTGTCGCTCAACGACGCCTACGACTTTGTCAAGAGGAAAAAGTCCAACATCTCACCCAACTTCAACTTTATGGGGCAGCTGCTGGACTTCGAGCGGACGCTGGGGCTGAGCAGCCCGTGTGACAACCACACCCCCAGCGAGCAGCTCTACTTCTCCACACCTACCAACCACAACCTGTTCCCACTCAACACGCTCGAGTCCACGTGA